From a region of the Arachis ipaensis cultivar K30076 chromosome B09, Araip1.1, whole genome shotgun sequence genome:
- the LOC107616336 gene encoding uncharacterized protein LOC107616336, translating to MGATPFTERIFKAKLPKGFDKPTNMKYDGTKDPQEHLTAFEARMNLEGAADVVRCRAFPVTLAGPAINWFNALPNGSITRFHDISWKFMAQFTTRITKAKHPISLLRVMQKQDESTRKYLNRFNDECLTVDGLTDSVASLCLTNGLMNEDFQKHLTTKPVWTMHEIKSIAKEYINDEEVSQVVAANKRQHGSTQHGLSAPRHNPSPRENQKEHHKPMNTNRPPRVRKFSNYTPLTAPITEIYHQIADRGILSKARQLKERTGGNKTFYCDYHRGYGHRTQDCFDLKDALEQAIRDGKLPEFAKIIREPRRAEKERSLEREGHNPRAQRQGPRERPEADPTIMVNVITGKDVPGKSKSALKKDLKVISVRQQNSTTTDKAITFSPEDCQHGTSAEDAPFVISAKIGTGLVRRILVDTGADSNILFRGAFDKLGLRNDNLQTHLNGVTGLGDNFLKLDGSIILPLTIRETTGRQFCPNS from the coding sequence ATGGGAGCCACTCCCTTCACCGAGAGAATCTTCAAAGCAAAACTCCCTAAAGGCTTTGATAAACCCACGAACATGAAGTACGACGGAACCAAAGATCCCCAGGAGCActtaacggccttcgaggccaggatgaacctagaaggcgCTGCCGACGTCgtccgatgcagagccttcccAGTAACCCTAGCTGGGCCAGCGATCAACTGGTTCAATGCCCTTCCCAACGGATCCATAACCAGATTTCACGACATCTCATGGAAGTTCATGGCCCAATTCACCACCAGAATCaccaaagccaaacaccccatcagcctATTGAGAGTCATGCAGAAACAAGACGAGTCCACAAGGAAGTACCTCAACCGATTCAACGACGAGTGCCTGACAGTCGACGGACTCACAGACTCGGTCGCAAGCCTTTGCCTTACAAACGGACTCATGAACGAGGACTTCCAAAAACACCTTACTACCAAACCAGTATGGACTATGCACGAAATAAAAAGCATCGCAAAGGAGTACATAAACGACGAAGAAGTAAGCCAAGTCGTAgccgccaacaaacggcagcaTGGCAGCACACAACACGGCTTATCGGCACCGCGGCATAACCCCTCCCCCAGAGAGAATCAGAAAGAACACCACAAGCCAATGAACACAAACCGACCCCCCAGAGTCAGAAAATTCTCCAACTACACACCACTGACAGCACCGATCACCGaaatataccaccaaatagcagacCGCGGCATCCTCTCGAAGGCCCGACAGCTAAAAGAGAGAACAGGCGGCAACAAGACCTTctactgcgactaccaccgaggATACGGACATAGGACACAGGACTGCTTTGATCTAAAAGACGCCCTTGAACAAGCTATACGAGATGGCAAACTCCCCGAGTTTGCCAAAATTATCAGGGAACCAAGACGCGCGGAAAAGGAACGATCACTAGAAAGAGAAGGACATAACCCGAGAGCACAAAGACAAGGCCCCAGAGAAAGGCCGGAAGCCGACCCAACCATTATGGTGAATGTCATCACAGGCAAAGATGTCCCGGGGAAATCAAAATCGGCACTAAAAAAGGACCTCAAAGTAATTTCAGTCAGACAACAAAATTCAACCACCACCGATAAAGCAATAACGTTCTCCCCCGAGGATTGTCAGCACGGTACCTCGGCAGAAGATGCCCCCTTCGTCATCTCGGCAAAGATCGGAACTGGACTAGTCAGAAGAATACTAGTCGACACGGGAGCAGACTCCAACATCCTTTTCAGAGGGGCTTTCGACAAACTCGGACTCCGCAACgacaacctccaaacacaccTCAATGGAGTAACCGGGCTGGGGGATAACTTCCTCAAACTGGATGGCTCCATTATCCTCCCCCTTACCATAAGGGAGACCACAGGAAGACAATTCTGTCCGAATTCGTAG